The following coding sequences lie in one Metopolophium dirhodum isolate CAU chromosome 5, ASM1992520v1, whole genome shotgun sequence genomic window:
- the LOC132945863 gene encoding uncharacterized protein LOC132945863 — protein sequence MFSIFNFKNKIKQNTSTKNLDDTVETHSDESKAKKICNHEQNDGHNDDDENIQLKNNVLNLNIQSVDLGDIDSGPKQPKLQIFPLTKFGPQNRSFNAKHYSEFEWLEYSVSRDAVFCFNCIHFAKNVKTDNLITTGYNNWRKVCFLFGYLFL from the exons ATGTTTtcaatctttaattttaaaaacaaaattaaacaaaatacatcAACAAAAAATTTGGACGATACTGTCGAAACTCATAGTGATGAATCAAaagcaaagaaaatatgtaaccaTGAACAGAACGATGGacataatgatgatgatgaaaacattcaactaaaaaataatgttttaaatttgaatatacagTCTGTTGATTTGGGTGATATTGATTCGGGCCCAAAGCAACCTAAACTTCAA atatttCCACTAACAAAATTTGGACCTCAAAATAGAAGTTTTAATGCTAAACACTATAGTGAATTTGAATGGTTAGAATATAGTGTGTCTCGTGATgctgttttttgttttaattgtattcattttgcaaagaatgtaaaaactgACAATTTAATTACAACTGGATACAACAATTGGAGAAAAGTATGTTTT